From a single Epinephelus fuscoguttatus linkage group LG18, E.fuscoguttatus.final_Chr_v1 genomic region:
- the rbp4l gene encoding retinol binding protein 4, like — MESSKLALLLVLLSCVERCFSGSCVVDSFTVKEDFDPKRYVGKWYALQKKDPEGLFLQDNISAEYTIDDDGSMTASSKGRVTLFGFWVVCADMAAQYSVPDPSTPGKMFMNYQGLASYLSSGGDNYWVIDTDYDNYAITYACRTLKEDGTCEDGYALVFSRNPRGLPPAIQRIVRQKQEDICMAGEFQPVLQSGAC; from the exons ATGGAATCCTCAAAGCTTGCCCTGCTCCTGGTCCTTCTGTCCTGCGTAGAACGCTGTTTCTCTGGCTCCTGTGTCGTTGACAGCTTCACAGTCAAAGAGGATTTTGACCCTAAAAGG TATGTAGGAAAGTGGTACGCACTGCAGAAGAAAGATCCAGAGGGCCTGTTCCTGCAGGACAACATCTCAGCTGAGTACACCATTGACGACGACGGCTCCATGACCGCCTCCTCCAAGGGACGTGTTACTCTGTTTGG CTTCTGGGTTGTGTGTGCTGACATGGCTGCCCAGTACTCTGTCCCCGACCCTTCCACGCCCGGCAAGATGTTCATGAACTACCAGGGACTGGCCAGCTACCTGTCCAGTGGAG GTGACAACTACTGGGTGATCGACACTGACTATGACAACTACGCCATCACCTACGCCTGCCGCACCCTGAAGGAAGATGGCACCTGCGAGGACGGCTACGCCCTTGTGTTCTCCAGGAACCCCCGTGGCCTGCCACCTGCCATCCAGCGCATTGTCCGTCAGAAACAGGAGGACATCTGCATGGCTGGAGAGTTTCAGCCCGTCCTGCAGTCTGGAGCCTgctaa